Proteins co-encoded in one Hyla sarda isolate aHylSar1 chromosome 4, aHylSar1.hap1, whole genome shotgun sequence genomic window:
- the EGR3 gene encoding early growth response protein 3 isoform X1, whose amino-acid sequence MTGKLLDKLPVNMTSLLPDTLYSEEGQDLTGALAIYPGGGSEQHYSAMSADNVMDLGLTNDKTSQDLSYTSTFQPGNKTVTYLGKFSFDSPSNWCQENIISLMSAGILGVPTSQAPNGGGGGSSGNSGSIMGQAQSDVESMFHSLPPYSSCGDLYHDQVGFQGGGMAPYSSQEYPSTKQSLDSSIFPMIPDYNLFHHNTEIPTVDQKPFQNMEAMRVNPPPITPLETIKAFKEKQVLPSFGGMNHQPPLTLKPIRPRKYPNRPSKTPLHERPHACPAEGCDRRFSRSDELTRHLRIHTGHKPFQCRICMRSFSRSDHLTTHIRTHTGEKPFACDFCGRKFARSDERKRHAKIHLKQKDKKGGDKAVCSPSVAPAVTTCA is encoded by the exons ATGACCGGGAAGCTACTGGATAAACTCCCCGTTAATATGACGTCCCTTCTACCGGACACCCTGTACTCCGAGGAAGGGCAGGATCTGACCGGGGCCCTGGCCATCTACCCTGGAGGGGGCAGCGAGCAGCATTattctgccatgtctgcag atAATGTAATGGATTTAGGTTTGACAAATGACAAGACATCCCAGGATCTTTCTTACACAAGTACATTCCAGCCAGGCAACAAGACTGTCACATATCTGGGAAAGTTCTCTTTTGATTCCCCTTCCAACTGGTGCCAAGAAAACATCATCAGCCTTATGAGCGCGGGTATCCTTGGTGTGCCAACTTCTCAAGCGCCcaatggtggtggaggaggaagtAGTGGGAACAGTGGAAGCATTATGGGTCAAGCACAAAGTGATGTGGAGTCTATGTTCCACAGTCTTCCACCTTATTCTAGTTGTGGGGACCTCTACCATGATCAAGTGGGTTTTCAAGGAGGCGGTATGGCTCCATACTCCTCGCAGGAGTACCCATCAACTAAACAGAGTTTAGACTCTAGTATATTCCCAATGATACCAGACTATAACTTGTTTCACCACAACACAGAGATTCCCACAGTGGACCAAAAACCTTTCCAAAACATGGAAGCAATGCGGGTCAACCCACCACCtattactccactggaaaccatCAAAGCTTTCAAGGAAAAACAAGTCTTGCCAAGCTTTGGGGGTATGAACCATCAACCTCCGCTCACTCTTAAACCCATTCGGCCAAGAAAATACCCCAACCGCCCTAGCAAAACCCCATTACATGAGAGACCTCATGCTTGTCCTGCTGAAGGCTGTGATAGACGCTTTTCGCGCTCCGATGAGCTGACTCGCCATCTTCGAATCCATACTGGCCACAAGCCCTTCCAGTGTCGTATTTGCATGAGGAGCTTCAGCCGTTCTGATCACCTGACAACCCATATCCGCACACACACGGGGGAGAAGCCTTTCGCTTGTGACTTCTGTGGACGCAAGTTTGCACGCAGTGATGAGAGGAAGAGACATGCCAAGATTCACCTCAAACAGAAAGACAAGAAAGGAGGGGATAAGGCAGTCTGCTCACCCTCTGTGGCACCAGCAGTAACCACATGTGCTTGA
- the EGR3 gene encoding early growth response protein 3 isoform X2, which produces MDLGLTNDKTSQDLSYTSTFQPGNKTVTYLGKFSFDSPSNWCQENIISLMSAGILGVPTSQAPNGGGGGSSGNSGSIMGQAQSDVESMFHSLPPYSSCGDLYHDQVGFQGGGMAPYSSQEYPSTKQSLDSSIFPMIPDYNLFHHNTEIPTVDQKPFQNMEAMRVNPPPITPLETIKAFKEKQVLPSFGGMNHQPPLTLKPIRPRKYPNRPSKTPLHERPHACPAEGCDRRFSRSDELTRHLRIHTGHKPFQCRICMRSFSRSDHLTTHIRTHTGEKPFACDFCGRKFARSDERKRHAKIHLKQKDKKGGDKAVCSPSVAPAVTTCA; this is translated from the coding sequence ATGGATTTAGGTTTGACAAATGACAAGACATCCCAGGATCTTTCTTACACAAGTACATTCCAGCCAGGCAACAAGACTGTCACATATCTGGGAAAGTTCTCTTTTGATTCCCCTTCCAACTGGTGCCAAGAAAACATCATCAGCCTTATGAGCGCGGGTATCCTTGGTGTGCCAACTTCTCAAGCGCCcaatggtggtggaggaggaagtAGTGGGAACAGTGGAAGCATTATGGGTCAAGCACAAAGTGATGTGGAGTCTATGTTCCACAGTCTTCCACCTTATTCTAGTTGTGGGGACCTCTACCATGATCAAGTGGGTTTTCAAGGAGGCGGTATGGCTCCATACTCCTCGCAGGAGTACCCATCAACTAAACAGAGTTTAGACTCTAGTATATTCCCAATGATACCAGACTATAACTTGTTTCACCACAACACAGAGATTCCCACAGTGGACCAAAAACCTTTCCAAAACATGGAAGCAATGCGGGTCAACCCACCACCtattactccactggaaaccatCAAAGCTTTCAAGGAAAAACAAGTCTTGCCAAGCTTTGGGGGTATGAACCATCAACCTCCGCTCACTCTTAAACCCATTCGGCCAAGAAAATACCCCAACCGCCCTAGCAAAACCCCATTACATGAGAGACCTCATGCTTGTCCTGCTGAAGGCTGTGATAGACGCTTTTCGCGCTCCGATGAGCTGACTCGCCATCTTCGAATCCATACTGGCCACAAGCCCTTCCAGTGTCGTATTTGCATGAGGAGCTTCAGCCGTTCTGATCACCTGACAACCCATATCCGCACACACACGGGGGAGAAGCCTTTCGCTTGTGACTTCTGTGGACGCAAGTTTGCACGCAGTGATGAGAGGAAGAGACATGCCAAGATTCACCTCAAACAGAAAGACAAGAAAGGAGGGGATAAGGCAGTCTGCTCACCCTCTGTGGCACCAGCAGTAACCACATGTGCTTGA